A window from Lachnoanaerobaculum umeaense encodes these proteins:
- a CDS encoding DUF421 domain-containing protein yields the protein MNAFLLVAIKLLIGFFALVIIINISGKGNLAPSSASDQIVNYVLGGIIGGVIYNSSVRILDFIAILCIWCILVLGLKWIKTHNVKAKQLIDGKALTIIDGGKIIVENCKKAGLSAHDVSFKLRTNRIYSTKDVKRAVLEQNGQLILIQSGEENPKFPVITDGQVQSDILEVIGKDEDWLLEELKKQGIEKYSDVFLGEYVNNSLILTIDK from the coding sequence ATGAATGCATTTTTATTGGTTGCAATAAAGCTTTTAATAGGCTTTTTTGCATTGGTAATAATAATAAACATATCAGGTAAGGGTAACTTGGCACCTTCATCAGCAAGTGACCAGATTGTAAATTATGTGCTTGGTGGCATTATCGGTGGTGTTATATATAACAGCAGTGTACGTATACTTGATTTTATTGCAATATTATGTATATGGTGCATTCTGGTGCTGGGCTTAAAATGGATAAAGACACATAATGTAAAGGCTAAACAGTTAATAGACGGTAAGGCCTTAACAATAATAGATGGCGGAAAAATAATTGTTGAAAATTGTAAAAAGGCAGGCTTATCCGCTCATGATGTTTCTTTTAAATTGCGTACAAACAGAATTTATTCAACAAAGGATGTAAAGAGGGCCGTACTTGAGCAAAACGGACAATTGATTTTAATTCAGTCAGGTGAGGAAAACCCTAAGTTCCCTGTTATTACAGACGGTCAGGTACAATCTGATATACTCGAGGTAATAGGTAAGGACGAGGATTGGCTTCTTGAAGAGCTGAAAAAGCAAGGTATAGAAAAATACAGTGATGTATTTTTAGGAGAATATGTTAATAATTCTCTAATACTTACAATTGACAAATAA